Proteins encoded in a region of the Prochlorothrix hollandica PCC 9006 = CALU 1027 genome:
- a CDS encoding GAF domain-containing sensor histidine kinase, translated as MIPAPLAPNEADRLADLLAHDLLDTDDETEFDQITQLAALMCGADIALISLVDNRRQWFKSRVGLDPRETPRELAFCAHAIQGREILEVPDATQDERFHDNPLVVGDPKIRFYAGQPLTSTQGHRLGTLCIIDRHAHHLNNNQRFVLTTLGQQLERLLELRLKVQLLEQSKQLIEQQRDNLESLNQIKNQTLGVLAHDLRGPIGSLSQVLSLFDQKILTIETATDLIKDIRPELQVTQAKMTTVLDWVKQQSQQPHQSVNPFPLDTVLDNSLDWVRPTASTKGVALARFLNEPIVALGDMNIVEIVLRNLLSNAIKYSLRGSPVLAFAHRESNGAVRVGVRDRGLGMNQYQIKNILDNTMGISTPGTAREQGTGLGLMLCQSYLLNLNSRLELESHVQKGSTFSFLLPAVAAA; from the coding sequence ATGATTCCTGCTCCCCTGGCTCCCAATGAAGCCGATCGCCTCGCCGATCTGTTGGCCCACGATTTGTTGGATACCGACGACGAGACCGAGTTTGACCAGATCACCCAACTGGCGGCGCTGATGTGTGGGGCGGACATTGCCCTGATCAGTTTGGTGGACAATCGGCGGCAATGGTTTAAGTCCCGTGTGGGCTTAGACCCACGGGAGACCCCCCGCGAATTGGCATTTTGTGCCCATGCCATCCAGGGCAGGGAGATCTTGGAAGTACCCGATGCCACCCAGGATGAGCGGTTCCATGACAACCCCTTGGTGGTGGGGGATCCCAAGATTCGCTTTTATGCGGGGCAACCCCTCACCTCGACCCAGGGCCACCGCTTGGGAACCCTCTGCATCATCGATCGCCATGCCCATCACCTCAACAACAACCAGCGTTTCGTCCTCACAACCCTGGGGCAACAGTTGGAGCGACTGTTGGAGTTGCGTTTGAAGGTACAACTGCTCGAACAAAGTAAGCAGTTAATTGAACAGCAACGGGATAACTTGGAATCCCTTAATCAAATTAAAAACCAAACCCTAGGGGTTTTAGCCCATGATTTGCGAGGACCCATTGGCTCTTTGAGTCAGGTTTTAAGTCTCTTCGATCAAAAGATTCTAACGATTGAAACTGCCACAGATCTCATTAAAGACATCCGTCCAGAGTTACAAGTCACTCAAGCTAAAATGACAACGGTTTTGGATTGGGTTAAACAACAATCCCAGCAACCCCACCAGAGCGTTAATCCTTTTCCCCTGGACACGGTTCTCGATAACAGCCTGGATTGGGTTCGGCCCACGGCCAGTACAAAAGGGGTGGCCCTGGCTCGTTTTCTCAATGAGCCGATCGTGGCCCTAGGGGATATGAATATTGTAGAAATTGTCTTGCGCAATCTTCTCAGCAATGCCATTAAATATAGTCTGCGGGGAAGTCCCGTCTTAGCCTTTGCCCACCGAGAAAGTAATGGAGCTGTTCGAGTGGGGGTGCGCGATCGGGGTTTAGGGATGAATCAGTATCAGATCAAGAACATCCTAGACAATACAATGGGGATCTCCACCCCAGGCACAGCACGGGAACAGGGAACAGGGCTAGGGTTAATGTTGTGTCAATCCTATTTACTCAATTTGAACAGTCGCCTGGAGTTGGAAAGTCATGTGCAAAAAGGTTCCACTTTTTCCTTTCTCTTGCCCGCCGTTGCCGCTGCATAA
- a CDS encoding class I SAM-dependent methyltransferase: protein MATILRSLSYRYQWLYDSISAVAALSVGGIGRFHRLPLADLPLGREANVLDLCCGCGQATQVLVQHFDRVTGLDASPRSLGRAQAQVPQAHYVQGFAEAMPLEAEQFDLVHSSAALHEMEPEQLRQILREIHRVLKPQGYVTLLDFHPPQTPFLWPGLALFFWLFETETAWQFLEADLGHRLGDLGFGNCRQRLYAGGSLQVLQAQKQGGGGLGGGGLGGDR, encoded by the coding sequence ATGGCCACCATCCTTCGCAGTCTTAGCTACCGCTATCAATGGCTCTACGACAGCATCTCCGCCGTAGCGGCCCTCAGCGTCGGGGGCATTGGCCGCTTCCATCGCTTGCCCCTGGCGGATCTACCCCTGGGGCGAGAGGCCAACGTCTTGGATCTGTGCTGTGGCTGTGGCCAAGCCACCCAGGTCCTTGTGCAGCACTTCGATCGGGTCACGGGCCTGGATGCCTCCCCCCGTTCCCTGGGCCGTGCCCAAGCCCAAGTGCCCCAAGCCCACTATGTCCAAGGGTTTGCCGAAGCCATGCCCCTGGAAGCAGAACAGTTTGATCTGGTCCACAGCAGCGCCGCCCTCCATGAAATGGAACCGGAGCAACTGCGGCAAATTCTGCGGGAGATTCACCGCGTTCTCAAACCCCAGGGCTACGTCACCCTCCTGGATTTCCATCCCCCCCAAACCCCCTTCCTCTGGCCAGGATTAGCCCTCTTCTTCTGGTTATTTGAAACCGAAACCGCGTGGCAGTTTCTGGAGGCTGACCTGGGCCACCGGCTGGGGGATCTGGGGTTTGGGAACTGTCGTCAACGGCTTTATGCAGGGGGAAGTTTGCAGGTTCTCCAGGCCCAGAAACAGGGGGGCGGTGGTCTTGGGGGCGGTGGTCTTGGGGGCGATCGTTAA
- a CDS encoding carbohydrate ABC transporter permease yields the protein MASDNLTLVGQALLTLGVGCGGMVALFYGLNRGVERLPDPWRSRLLPWVYLSPALGVLLAYLVLPTLNTLYLSVLDRSSSQFVGLSNYQFAFSDRAMVSAFGNNLVWLGVVTSVSVGLGLGLAVMVDRVRYETLIKTTIFLPMAISFVGSSVIWKFIYDFRPQGFPQIGLLNGIITQIGLDPVGWLVIRPWNNLALMVIMIWLQTGFCMVLLSAAIKGIPSDILDAARIDGSTEWQIFWRIIVPMTRSTLLVVATTVIVAVLKVFDIVFVMTGGNLGTEVIASRMIKEMFNYRNFGHGSAIAVILLLAVIPVMVTNIRRFQQQESA from the coding sequence ATGGCTTCCGATAACCTGACCCTTGTGGGCCAAGCCCTGTTAACCCTGGGAGTGGGGTGTGGGGGCATGGTGGCCCTGTTTTATGGCTTAAACCGGGGGGTGGAGCGCTTGCCCGATCCCTGGCGATCGCGGTTGCTACCCTGGGTTTACCTAAGTCCCGCCCTGGGGGTGCTCCTGGCCTACCTGGTCTTGCCCACCCTCAACACCCTTTATCTCAGTGTCCTCGATCGCAGTTCCAGCCAATTCGTCGGCTTGAGCAACTACCAATTTGCCTTCAGCGATCGGGCCATGGTCAGCGCCTTTGGCAATAACCTGGTGTGGTTGGGGGTGGTCACCAGTGTCAGCGTCGGCCTGGGGTTAGGGCTTGCGGTCATGGTCGATCGGGTGCGCTACGAAACCCTGATCAAAACCACCATTTTCCTACCCATGGCCATCTCTTTTGTGGGGTCCAGCGTCATTTGGAAATTCATCTATGACTTCCGGCCCCAGGGATTCCCCCAAATTGGACTCCTCAATGGCATCATCACCCAAATCGGTCTCGATCCCGTGGGTTGGCTAGTGATTCGCCCCTGGAACAACCTGGCCCTGATGGTGATCATGATCTGGCTGCAAACGGGGTTTTGCATGGTGCTGCTGTCCGCCGCCATTAAGGGCATTCCCTCGGACATCCTGGACGCGGCCCGCATTGATGGGTCCACGGAATGGCAAATTTTCTGGCGCATTATTGTGCCCATGACCCGCTCCACCCTGTTGGTGGTGGCCACCACGGTCATTGTGGCGGTGTTGAAGGTGTTTGATATTGTCTTTGTGATGACCGGGGGCAACTTGGGAACAGAGGTGATCGCCAGTCGCATGATTAAGGAAATGTTCAACTACCGCAACTTTGGCCACGGTAGCGCCATCGCCGTGATTCTGTTGCTGGCGGTCATTCCCGTGATGGTGACCAATATTCGCCGTTTTCAACAGCAGGAGTCTGCCTAA
- a CDS encoding bifunctional sterol desaturase/short chain dehydrogenase, translating into MITLGIETIGLGFGSIVWAEVVRDIYHSLAHVWTPLYRLHVWHHKAFRADLEIVDPEIYRRSQWCNDVPECFVMLAAGLGAWALAYGVVPLGHWGMVVGLVYTLGFLGGAVARGTGSKVAHDLTDLTHLPGAFTAPPAPWFVNRTYHWRHHFDNQKAYYSGTFTLVDQILGTALSLKGKTIAVTGASGTLGQALLGELRRKGAKVIALTSRPQPVSLSQPGGQPQPLPTVTWTVGQEAALAETLATVDILVLNHGVNVQGDRTPAAIETSYEVNTFSQWRLLELFLGTVRTNAQMACKEVWVNTSEAEVNPAFSPLYELSKRTLGDLVTLRRLDAPCVMRKLILGPFRSDLNPVGVMSADWVAKQVVNLAQRDFRNIIVTINPLTYGLFPLKELAVSLYFRLFSRSRP; encoded by the coding sequence ATGATCACCCTTGGCATTGAGACGATCGGGCTTGGCTTTGGCTCCATTGTTTGGGCCGAAGTGGTGCGAGACATTTACCACAGCCTCGCCCATGTGTGGACCCCCCTCTATCGCCTCCATGTGTGGCACCACAAAGCATTTCGGGCCGATCTAGAAATCGTAGACCCAGAGATCTACCGGCGCTCCCAATGGTGCAATGATGTGCCGGAATGCTTTGTGATGTTGGCGGCAGGTCTGGGAGCCTGGGCCTTAGCCTATGGGGTGGTGCCCCTGGGCCATTGGGGCATGGTGGTGGGGTTGGTGTATACCCTGGGCTTCTTGGGGGGGGCCGTGGCGCGGGGCACTGGCTCCAAGGTGGCCCATGACCTGACGGATTTGACCCATTTACCCGGAGCCTTTACCGCCCCCCCCGCCCCCTGGTTTGTCAACCGCACCTACCACTGGCGGCACCATTTCGATAACCAAAAAGCCTACTACAGCGGTACTTTTACCCTGGTGGATCAGATTCTGGGTACAGCCCTATCCCTCAAGGGCAAAACCATTGCCGTTACGGGAGCCTCCGGCACCTTGGGCCAAGCCCTGTTAGGGGAGTTGCGCCGCAAAGGGGCCAAGGTCATCGCCCTCACCTCTCGCCCCCAGCCGGTGAGCCTCAGCCAGCCGGGAGGCCAACCCCAACCCCTGCCCACGGTGACCTGGACTGTGGGCCAAGAAGCGGCCTTGGCGGAAACCTTGGCAACGGTGGATATTCTGGTGCTGAACCATGGGGTCAATGTTCAGGGCGATCGCACCCCTGCCGCCATTGAAACCTCCTATGAAGTCAATACCTTTTCCCAGTGGCGACTGCTGGAACTGTTCCTAGGGACGGTGCGCACCAATGCCCAAATGGCTTGCAAAGAGGTGTGGGTCAATACCTCAGAGGCGGAGGTGAACCCCGCCTTCAGTCCCCTCTATGAACTCAGTAAGCGCACTTTGGGGGATCTGGTGACCCTGCGTCGTCTGGATGCTCCCTGTGTGATGCGCAAACTGATTTTGGGTCCCTTCCGCAGTGACTTGAATCCGGTGGGGGTGATGTCGGCGGACTGGGTGGCTAAGCAGGTGGTGAATCTGGCCCAGCGGGATTTCCGCAATATTATTGTCACGATTAATCCCCTCACCTATGGTCTATTTCCCCTGAAGGAATTGGCGGTTTCCCTCTATTTCCGTCTCTTCAGCCGTTCCCGCCCCTAG
- a CDS encoding site-specific integrase: MAKQLETVNLRLKVAQLGVQLEQRGQKLSLRGTFPPRPNSGRMRSHQQRLSLGIPATLAGLKEGERQAKIIAAQLLAKTFNWHPYLVWSPEARRGEGGLQQQLKDFEDYFWQQPQRSAKPAASRTTWTSAYSPYVRKLATIAAAKPHLTTGEAIYATIDSFPHHSRSRQLCCTALAALGDFLQLELPLNLKTLGGSYNPTKTQARTLPDDGAIASHWEQIPNPTWRFVYGIMATYGLRNHEVFFCDYDALLQGVALPTVRVLSTTKTGEHEVWPFLPDWIDRFHLRQVCLPPINTDLTETTLQAIGQRVTRQFRRYQIPFSPYDLRHAWAVRTIHLGLADTVAAKMMGHSVSIHTRTYHRWITHRDQQQAVEAALNRLNKA, from the coding sequence GTGGCCAAACAACTGGAAACGGTGAACCTGCGGCTGAAAGTGGCCCAACTGGGGGTGCAGCTAGAGCAACGGGGGCAGAAATTGAGCCTGCGGGGAACCTTTCCCCCTCGCCCCAATAGTGGGCGGATGCGATCCCATCAACAGCGGTTGAGCCTAGGCATTCCCGCCACCCTGGCCGGCCTGAAGGAAGGGGAACGACAGGCTAAAATCATTGCCGCCCAACTCCTGGCGAAAACCTTTAACTGGCACCCCTACCTGGTGTGGTCCCCAGAGGCCCGCCGGGGGGAAGGGGGGTTGCAACAGCAACTCAAGGACTTTGAGGACTACTTTTGGCAACAGCCCCAGCGATCGGCCAAACCCGCCGCCAGCCGCACCACCTGGACCTCCGCTTATAGTCCCTATGTACGCAAGTTGGCCACGATCGCCGCCGCCAAACCCCACCTCACCACCGGGGAAGCCATCTACGCCACCATCGACAGCTTCCCCCACCACAGCCGCAGTCGCCAGCTTTGTTGCACGGCCCTGGCTGCTTTGGGGGACTTTCTGCAACTGGAACTGCCCCTAAACCTGAAAACCCTAGGGGGCAGCTACAACCCCACCAAAACCCAAGCCCGGACCTTGCCCGATGATGGGGCGATCGCCAGCCACTGGGAGCAAATCCCCAACCCCACCTGGCGCTTTGTCTATGGCATTATGGCCACCTATGGCCTGCGCAACCATGAGGTCTTTTTCTGTGACTATGATGCCCTGCTCCAGGGAGTGGCTCTGCCCACGGTGCGGGTTCTGAGCACCACCAAAACCGGGGAACATGAGGTATGGCCCTTTTTGCCGGATTGGATCGATCGCTTCCATCTCCGTCAAGTTTGCCTTCCCCCCATTAATACCGATCTGACAGAAACCACCCTCCAAGCGATCGGCCAACGGGTCACCCGCCAGTTCCGCCGCTACCAGATCCCCTTTTCCCCCTACGATCTGCGCCATGCCTGGGCGGTGCGCACCATCCACCTGGGGCTAGCGGACACCGTTGCCGCTAAAATGATGGGCCATTCCGTCAGCATCCACACCCGCACCTACCACCGCTGGATCACCCACCGCGATCAACAGCAAGCCGTGGAAGCTGCCTTAAACCGCCTAAATAAGGCTTAG
- a CDS encoding carbohydrate ABC transporter permease: MARSLSLPDWLNRSLLHGTLITLALVWSLPTVGLLISSFRPPADLARSGWWTVFQHPFDFTQYQVGNYLEVLGRTGIGQAFINSLVIAIPATLLPIAVATFAAYALAWMRFPGRQGLFMVIVGLLVVPLQMTLIPVLRTYSALGLSGTFLAVWLAHTGYGMPFGIYLLRNYIGGLPKDLMEAAAMDGASHLTTFSRIVLPLSVPAIASFAVFQFLWVWNDLLVALVYLGGSKTVAPVTLALRNLVGDRGQDWHLLTAGAFISMAVPLVVFLLLQRYFVRGLLAGSVKG, from the coding sequence ATGGCCCGATCGTTATCCCTCCCTGACTGGCTCAACCGCAGCCTGCTCCATGGCACCCTGATCACCCTGGCCCTGGTCTGGAGTTTGCCCACGGTGGGGCTGCTCATTAGTTCCTTCCGTCCCCCCGCCGATCTGGCCCGCAGCGGCTGGTGGACCGTCTTCCAGCATCCCTTTGACTTTACCCAATATCAGGTGGGCAACTACCTGGAGGTGTTGGGGCGCACCGGCATCGGCCAAGCCTTCATCAACAGCCTGGTCATTGCCATCCCCGCCACCCTGTTGCCCATTGCGGTGGCCACCTTTGCCGCCTATGCCCTGGCTTGGATGCGTTTCCCCGGTCGTCAGGGGCTGTTTATGGTGATCGTGGGGCTGTTGGTGGTGCCCCTGCAAATGACCCTGATCCCGGTGCTGAGAACCTATAGCGCCCTGGGGTTATCGGGCACCTTTTTGGCGGTGTGGCTGGCCCATACGGGCTATGGAATGCCCTTTGGTATTTACCTGTTGCGCAATTACATCGGGGGACTGCCCAAGGACCTCATGGAAGCAGCGGCCATGGATGGAGCCTCTCACCTCACCACCTTTAGCCGCATTGTCCTGCCCCTGTCGGTTCCCGCCATTGCCTCCTTTGCGGTGTTCCAATTTCTCTGGGTCTGGAATGATTTACTGGTGGCTTTGGTCTATCTGGGGGGCAGCAAAACCGTGGCCCCGGTGACCCTGGCCCTGCGCAATCTGGTGGGCGATCGCGGCCAAGATTGGCACCTACTGACGGCGGGAGCCTTTATCTCCATGGCGGTGCCCCTGGTGGTGTTTCTCCTGTTGCAACGCTACTTTGTGCGGGGTCTCTTGGCCGGTTCCGTCAAAGGTTAG
- a CDS encoding cell division protein FtsX: MTQRPVPSRPSTSRTTYLLQETGRSLRRGGWMNWAAISTITVLLLLLGLSLQVGWQLDRLVGQFGNQLEINVFLSPGVAGESLVDYVQPLPGVGEVLVITQDQAWISLSQELDLPDLATITAQFQGNPLVDELRVKARSAPVIPGLVAALEALGGVETVQYRPDLVERLEQVNRGLRGFGLGTIALLTFTALTVITTTIRLVILAQRREVEIMQLVGATATWIALPFLLQGGFFGSVGGGVAWVLLLGIQQGLGQILSQQPDFLQVLATGLQLSWTEWLLLPLILVGFGTAVGLLGSLLAVRPLVWGDGTSPSSGVL, translated from the coding sequence ATGACCCAACGCCCTGTCCCCAGCCGCCCTAGCACCAGCCGCACCACCTACCTGCTCCAGGAAACGGGGCGCAGCCTGCGGCGGGGGGGCTGGATGAATTGGGCCGCCATCAGTACCATCACCGTGCTGTTGCTGCTGTTGGGGTTGAGCTTGCAGGTGGGCTGGCAATTGGATCGCCTGGTGGGGCAATTTGGCAACCAACTGGAGATTAATGTTTTCCTCAGTCCGGGGGTGGCGGGGGAGTCCTTGGTGGACTATGTGCAGCCCCTGCCGGGGGTGGGGGAGGTGCTGGTGATTACCCAGGATCAAGCCTGGATCAGCTTGAGTCAGGAGTTGGATCTGCCGGATCTGGCCACCATTACGGCCCAGTTCCAGGGCAATCCCCTGGTGGACGAACTGCGGGTTAAGGCCCGATCGGCCCCAGTCATTCCTGGCTTAGTGGCCGCCCTGGAAGCCTTGGGGGGGGTGGAAACGGTGCAATATCGCCCCGATCTAGTGGAGCGGCTGGAGCAGGTAAACCGGGGTCTGCGGGGCTTCGGGCTGGGGACGATCGCCCTCCTCACCTTCACCGCCCTGACGGTGATCACCACCACCATTCGCCTGGTGATCCTGGCCCAACGGCGGGAGGTGGAGATTATGCAGTTGGTGGGGGCTACGGCCACCTGGATTGCCTTGCCCTTTCTGCTCCAGGGGGGCTTTTTTGGCAGTGTGGGCGGGGGGGTGGCCTGGGTTCTGTTGTTGGGGATCCAGCAAGGACTGGGCCAGATCCTCAGCCAACAGCCGGACTTTCTCCAGGTCTTGGCCACGGGCCTACAACTGAGCTGGACTGAGTGGTTGCTGTTGCCGTTGATTTTGGTGGGGTTTGGTACGGCAGTGGGCTTATTGGGCAGTTTGCTAGCGGTGCGGCCCTTGGTCTGGGGCGATGGCACGTCCCCGTCGTCTGGGGTCCTGTGA